CCCTGCGCCAGGGCATCAGCGATGACCCCAGCCTGCTCGACCTCAACCTGACGTTGTTAGATGGCCGCAGCGCCACCAGCAAGGAGATTATCCATCATTGTGATGTGCCGCCCTTCCTGGGCGACTACCGGCTGGTGATCATCACGGACTTGCTGGCGCGGCTGGCCGGGAGCAAGACGAAGGAGGGCGAAGCCAGCGAGGCGAGCGAAGAGATGATGGCCTGGCTGCTGGCCTACCTGCCCACGGCGCCGGATACCACCCACCTGGTGCTAAGCGAGGCCAAAACACTGCCCGCCCGTCACCCGGTGCTGGCCCTGGCCGCGAGCCACAAACAGCAGATGGAGGTGCGGGCCTTTGCGGCGCCGGGGCTGAAGGGCGGGGAACTGGCCCGCTGGGTGGAGAATCGGGCCAAACAGAAGGGGGCGCGGCTGGAGGCGGGCGTCGCCAACGACCTGGCCACGTTCATCGGCCCCGATCTGCGGCTGATCGATAGCGAGTTGGAGAAACTCAGCCTGCACGCCGGCGGCCGCGCCATCAGCCAGGCCGATGTGCGCCTGCTGGTCCCCTATGCCCAGCAGGCCAACATTTTCGACATGGTGGATGCGCTCGGCCATCGCCAGACCCAGCAAGCCTTCCGGCTGCTGTCGCAATTGCACAACGAGGGCGCCCATCCGCTCTATCTTTTGACCATGATCGTGCGCCAATACCGCATCCTCCTGCAGGTGAAGGACCTGGCGAGTCAGGGGCTGGGGCAGGATGCCATCGCCCAGCGGATCGGGCTGCATCCCTTCCCCACCGGCAAGGCCATGGCCCAGGCGCAGCGCTACGCCCCCCACCAGCTGGCCAGCATCTACGACCGCCTGCTGGAGACGGATGTGGCGATCAAGACCGGCAAGATGGACGGTCTTCTGGCCCTGAACCTGCTTGTGGTCGAGCTGGCGCGGCTTTGATAAGGAAAACACGAAGGCTCGAAGGACACCAAGAAAACTCAAAGTCTTTGTGCATGCCTGGTGATCGCTGTGTCGTTGTAAAGAGAAGGATCGCGGACGAAACCTGATGTTGCCGGCCTTTTCCACCATCGCCCTGCCCTCGCGCTACCTGCACCTGCCTGATGTCCGCATCCACTACCGGGAGGTGGGGGAGGGGCCGCCGGTGGTGCTGCTGCACGGGCTGGGGTCGAGCGGCAGCGACTGGTTTCCCGTGGCGCCCTATCTGGCCCCGGACTACCGGCTGCTGCTGGTCGATTTGCGCGGCCACGGGCACAGCAGCCTGCCTCGCACCGGCTACAGCATCGAGGCCATGGCCCAGGATGTGCTGGCCGTGATGACTGCCGAAGGCATCGAGCGGGCGTCGCTGATCGGCCTTTCCCTGGGCGGCTGCGTGGCCCTGCAGACGGCCGTCCTGGCGCCCGACCGGGTGAGCGGGCTGGTGCTGGTCAATACCTTCGCCAAATTGCGCCACACCGGGATGCGCTGGGGCCGGGTCGTGCGGTTGCGCCGCGCCCTGGGCGACGCCGACGGCCTGGCCCGGTTGGTGGCCGCCTCGCTGTTCGATGTCCCCGAAGTGCAGGCGCTGGTCTACGAGCGGCTGCGTCACAATGATGTGGGCGCCATCCGGCGGACGATGTGGGCCGTGGCCCGCTTCGACGCCCGCCGGCAACTCGGCCAGGTGACGGCCCCCGCCCTGGTGCTGGCCGGAGACCGCGACCGCACCGTGCCCCGGCTCTGCGCTGATGACCTGATGGCCGGCCTGCCCGTCGCCCGGCTGCAACTCATCCCCGACGCCGGCCACGCCCTGCCCTACGACCAGCCGGAAGCATTCGTGGCCGCGGTGCGCGGCTTCCTGAGCAACAGACCCTAAAGGTTTGGGAAACCTTTAGGGTCGTGACGGGTAGCTACCAACAGGCTGCAAACCAACAACACCAGGCCCACCGGCGCCCAGATCATGCGTTCGCCGGCGCTGGGGGTGATCAGATTGAGCACAAAGCTGACCGCAGCAAAGGCGACGACCACCCACGCAAGCCAGCGCGAGACGCGCGACAGGCGGCGGAAGGCAATGCCAGATCGGGCAAGGACGACGCCGGCGAAGAACAGCAACACCGCCGCCTGCACGAGAGCACCCGCGCGCAGCGCGGGTGGGAACTGGCCAGGGAACGTACCGCCCATCGCATATGCTCCCCAGGGCGCGCCCAGGGCCAACGCCACTTGAAAAGCTGCCGCCCCCGCCGATACGACAGCATAGACCCACGCGGCAAGACGACGAAAATCCACGAAATCTCCCCTACCTACCCATCACGCCGCCGTCGCTGCAACTTCTTTGTTGGCTTTGCTTTCGGCGGGAGCGCTGCTCGGAGTAACGCTTTCGGTCTTGGCCTCGCCGCCTTCTTTTTTGCCGCTGCCGGGGGTGGCGGCGCTGTTCTTGCCGCGCGAGTCGGTCACATAGAAGCCGGAGCCTTTGAAGACGATGGCCGGGGCCGAGAACTTACGGCGGACGCGGCCGCTGCCATTGCACACAGGGCAGGATGGCACGCTGGTGTCGGTAAAGGAACGGCGGACTTCGAAATCGTCCTGGCAGGTGTCGCAGATGTACTCGTAAACTGGCATAGTCGCTACCTCTCCATCTCGAAGCGAGATAGAAGACAACGAAAAATCATAGCCGAACGGCCGGGATAGGTCAAAGTTGGATCAGAGGATCGGTGAGGGGCGGGAACAGGAACAGCGCCACCCATGAGGATGGCGCTGTGGCGTCAGACAAACGTAGGCAAAAGATGAGAGGTGGGTTAAGGGGAGTATCTTACTTGAGCCAGACCTCAAAGGTTTTGCAAACCTTTGAGGTCTCTTCTTGCAACGACCCAGACCTCAAAGGTTTTGCAAACCTTTGAGGTCTTTTCTTATGAAAGCACGTCCGCAATCCG
This region of Caldilineales bacterium genomic DNA includes:
- a CDS encoding alpha/beta fold hydrolase yields the protein MLPAFSTIALPSRYLHLPDVRIHYREVGEGPPVVLLHGLGSSGSDWFPVAPYLAPDYRLLLVDLRGHGHSSLPRTGYSIEAMAQDVLAVMTAEGIERASLIGLSLGGCVALQTAVLAPDRVSGLVLVNTFAKLRHTGMRWGRVVRLRRALGDADGLARLVAASLFDVPEVQALVYERLRHNDVGAIRRTMWAVARFDARRQLGQVTAPALVLAGDRDRTVPRLCADDLMAGLPVARLQLIPDAGHALPYDQPEAFVAAVRGFLSNRP
- the holA gene encoding DNA polymerase III subunit delta, with the translated sequence MIHIFHGEEEFGKSEAIAALRQGISDDPSLLDLNLTLLDGRSATSKEIIHHCDVPPFLGDYRLVIITDLLARLAGSKTKEGEASEASEEMMAWLLAYLPTAPDTTHLVLSEAKTLPARHPVLALAASHKQQMEVRAFAAPGLKGGELARWVENRAKQKGARLEAGVANDLATFIGPDLRLIDSELEKLSLHAGGRAISQADVRLLVPYAQQANIFDMVDALGHRQTQQAFRLLSQLHNEGAHPLYLLTMIVRQYRILLQVKDLASQGLGQDAIAQRIGLHPFPTGKAMAQAQRYAPHQLASIYDRLLETDVAIKTGKMDGLLALNLLVVELARL